From the genome of Populus trichocarpa isolate Nisqually-1 chromosome 15, P.trichocarpa_v4.1, whole genome shotgun sequence, one region includes:
- the LOC7457775 gene encoding protein JOKA2 isoform X1 — protein sequence MDSTMVIKVKYSDTLRRFNAHVKENEQLDLDMIALREKIFGLFNFPPDADLTLTYIDEDGDVVTLADDDDLRDVMRQNLKFLRIDVQLNNDKSGKSNARSSGSSTPMRSPRVQSPLPCLNNGVADVLKSVPEPLREVLSKISLDLTSKAVASNTVLTELVDCFSKMGQYHLNPTSQSHDGIGAQTGATAPTVLNASKDGGLKEDLLNLNSPLKTSQEERFENGTKTAMSPHTAVPSPVNLNPNPQISNSFVHYKPLASFVPACDDWKEAKKQNTGLPTGKPGWFGFPNIPVNHGFPLYTDCPFSGMSVANDSASRTLKSHVIKRNNSLNNPMVGMFHRGVQCDGCGVHPITGPRYKSKVSKEDYDLCSICFAEMGNEADYIKMDRPMPYRNRWSFKGFNDPTQKSWAIPQPLSKGSYGVKGAQPKLDSRFVLDVNVSDGTMMPTCTPFTKIWRMRNNGSVAWPQGVRLVWIGGDRFFNTDSVEIEIPVNGVPIDGELDVAADFVSPALPGRYISYWRMAYPSGGKFGQRVWVLIEVDASLKDPFFKYLNLNESPNYIGSKFPGVLDMNVQPAVDGCFLEPQNNTLLSEPDVPMVDEQPKSQELKFPIDDALLIGHGVSASAPPQAMPSSVPVLYPMIDISETVPASTELLPAADASTSPEEVIVENAVEKTLLKELKEMGFKQVDLNKEILRRNEYDLEQSVDDLCGVSDWDPILEELQEMGFRDKEMNKLLLKKNNGSIKGVVMDILTGKKA from the exons ATGGATTCTACTATGGTGATCAAG GTTAAATATAGTGATACACTTAGGCGTTTTAATGCTCACGTAAAGGAGAATGAGCAACTCGATCTTGACATGATTGCACTGAGGGAAAAGATCTttggtctttttaattttcctccAGATGCTGATCTCACTCTGACCTATATTGATGAAGATGGGGATGTGGTTACTCttgctgatgatgatgatctgcGTGATGTGATGAGGCAGAACCTGAAGTTTTTGAGGATTGATGTACAGCTTAATAATGATAAGTCTGGTAAATCTAATGCTAGATCTAGTGGTAGTTCTACCCCTATGAGGTCCCCCAGGGTCCAGAGTCCATTACCATGCCTCAACAATGGTGTTGCTGACGTTTTGAAATCTGTGCCAGAGCCCTTACGTGAAGTACTCTCAAAGATATCTCTCGACCTGACTTCAAAAGCTGTGGCTTCTAATACAGTGCTCACTGAGCTTGTTGACTGCTTTTCAAAAATGGGGCAATACCACCTGAATCCAACCTCCCAGTCTCATGATGGTATAGGCGCCCAAACTGGAGCTACAGCTCCTACAGTTCTAAATGCTTCCAAGGATGGTGGCTTGAAAGAAGACTTGCTGAATTTAAACTCACCTCTCAAAACTAGCCAGGAGGAGAGGTTTGAAAATGGTACTAAGACTGCGATGTCACCACACACAGCTGTCCCTTCTCCTGTTAATCTGAATCCTAACCCTCAAATTTCCAATTCGTTTGTGCATTATAAACCCCTTGCATCCTTCGTCCCTGCTTGTGATGATTGGAAGGAAGCCAAGAAACAGAATACTGGTCTTCCAACTGGGAAGCCTGGCTGGTTTGGTTTCCCCAACATTCCTGTGAATCATGGCTTTCCTTTATACACTGATTGTCCATTTAGTGGAATGTCAGTGGCAAATGACTCAGCTTCACGCACTCTCAAAAGTCATGTAATTAAGAGAAACAATTCTCTTAATAATCCCATGGTTGGCATGTTTCATAGGGGTGTTCAATGTGATGGTTGTGGTGTTCATCCAATTACCGGGCCTCGATACAAGTCCAAAGT caGTAAAGAGGATTATGACCTCTGCAGCATCTGCTTCGCTGAAATGGGTAATGAAGCTGATTACATCAAGATGGATAGGCCGATGCCTTATCGTAATCGGTGGTCTTTCAAGGGGTTTAATGATCCT aCACAGAAATCTTGGGCCATTCCACAGCCTCTCTCTAAAGGTTCATATGGAGTAAAAGGAGCTCAACCTAAGCTAGACAGCCGTTTTGTTTTGGATGTCAATGTGTCAGATGGTACCATGATGCCTACATGTACTCCTTTTACCAAGATTTGGCGAATGCGCAACAATGGTAGTGTCGCATGGCCTCAGGGAGTGCGGCTTGTGTGGATTGGGGGAGACAGGTTCTTCAATACTGATTCTGTTGAGATAGAG ATTCCAGTCAATGGTGTGCCTATTGATGGTGAACTTGATGTTGCAGCTGATTTTGTATCTCCTGCATTGCCTGGTAGATACATATCATACTGGAGGATGGCATACCCATCCGGTGGAAAATTCGGGCAGCGTGTTTGGGTTCTTATTGAG GTTGATGCTTCCCTGAAAGATCCATTCTTCAAATATCTGAACTTGAACGAGTCCCCCAATTACATTGGTTCTAAATTCCCTGGTGTTTTAGATATGAATGTCCAGCCTGCTGTGGATGGCTGTTTTCTGGAGCCTCAGAACAATACCTTGCTTTCAGAACCAGATGTCCCCATGGTTGACGAACAGCCTAAGAGCCAAGAACTAAAATTCCCTATAGATGATGCCTTACTGATTGGCCATGGTGTTTCAGCCTCTGCTCCTCCCCAGGCCATGCCTTCATCTGTTCCTGTTCTTTATCCAATGATAGACATTTCTGAAACAGTTCCTGCTAGTACCGAACTCCTTCCCGCTGCGGATGCTTCAACTTCCCCTGAAGAGGTCATTGTTGAAAATGCTGTTGAGAAGACCCTCCTAAAGGAACTCAAGGAAATGGGCTTCAAGCAGGTTGATTTGAATAAGGAGATCTTGAGGCGGAATGAGTATGATCTGGAGCAGTCAGTGGATGATCTTTGTGGTGTTTCTGACTGGGACCCCATTCTCGAGGAGTTGCAAGAGATG GGTTTCCGTGACAAGGAAATGAACAAGCTGCTGCTGAAGAAAAACAATGGGAGTATCAAGGGTGTGGTCATGGATATTCTCACCGGAAAGAAGGCATAG
- the LOC7457775 gene encoding protein JOKA2 isoform X2: MDSTMVIKVKYSDTLRRFNAHVKENEQLDLDMIALREKIFGLFNFPPDADLTLTYIDEDGDVVTLADDDDLRDVMRQNLKFLRIDVQLNNDKSGKSNARSSGSSTPMRSPRVQSPLPCLNNGVADVLKSVPEPLREVLSKISLDLTSKAVASNTVLTELVDCFSKMGQYHLNPTSQSHDGIGAQTGATAPTVLNASKDGGLKEDLLNLNSPLKTSQEERFENGTKTAMSPHTAVPSPVNLNPNPQISNSFVHYKPLASFVPACDDWKEAKKQNTGLPTGKPGWFGFPNIPVNHGFPLYTDCPFSGMSVANDSASRTLKSHVIKRNNSLNNPMVGMFHRGVQCDGCGVHPITGPRYKSKVKEDYDLCSICFAEMGNEADYIKMDRPMPYRNRWSFKGFNDPTQKSWAIPQPLSKGSYGVKGAQPKLDSRFVLDVNVSDGTMMPTCTPFTKIWRMRNNGSVAWPQGVRLVWIGGDRFFNTDSVEIEIPVNGVPIDGELDVAADFVSPALPGRYISYWRMAYPSGGKFGQRVWVLIEVDASLKDPFFKYLNLNESPNYIGSKFPGVLDMNVQPAVDGCFLEPQNNTLLSEPDVPMVDEQPKSQELKFPIDDALLIGHGVSASAPPQAMPSSVPVLYPMIDISETVPASTELLPAADASTSPEEVIVENAVEKTLLKELKEMGFKQVDLNKEILRRNEYDLEQSVDDLCGVSDWDPILEELQEMGFRDKEMNKLLLKKNNGSIKGVVMDILTGKKA, translated from the exons ATGGATTCTACTATGGTGATCAAG GTTAAATATAGTGATACACTTAGGCGTTTTAATGCTCACGTAAAGGAGAATGAGCAACTCGATCTTGACATGATTGCACTGAGGGAAAAGATCTttggtctttttaattttcctccAGATGCTGATCTCACTCTGACCTATATTGATGAAGATGGGGATGTGGTTACTCttgctgatgatgatgatctgcGTGATGTGATGAGGCAGAACCTGAAGTTTTTGAGGATTGATGTACAGCTTAATAATGATAAGTCTGGTAAATCTAATGCTAGATCTAGTGGTAGTTCTACCCCTATGAGGTCCCCCAGGGTCCAGAGTCCATTACCATGCCTCAACAATGGTGTTGCTGACGTTTTGAAATCTGTGCCAGAGCCCTTACGTGAAGTACTCTCAAAGATATCTCTCGACCTGACTTCAAAAGCTGTGGCTTCTAATACAGTGCTCACTGAGCTTGTTGACTGCTTTTCAAAAATGGGGCAATACCACCTGAATCCAACCTCCCAGTCTCATGATGGTATAGGCGCCCAAACTGGAGCTACAGCTCCTACAGTTCTAAATGCTTCCAAGGATGGTGGCTTGAAAGAAGACTTGCTGAATTTAAACTCACCTCTCAAAACTAGCCAGGAGGAGAGGTTTGAAAATGGTACTAAGACTGCGATGTCACCACACACAGCTGTCCCTTCTCCTGTTAATCTGAATCCTAACCCTCAAATTTCCAATTCGTTTGTGCATTATAAACCCCTTGCATCCTTCGTCCCTGCTTGTGATGATTGGAAGGAAGCCAAGAAACAGAATACTGGTCTTCCAACTGGGAAGCCTGGCTGGTTTGGTTTCCCCAACATTCCTGTGAATCATGGCTTTCCTTTATACACTGATTGTCCATTTAGTGGAATGTCAGTGGCAAATGACTCAGCTTCACGCACTCTCAAAAGTCATGTAATTAAGAGAAACAATTCTCTTAATAATCCCATGGTTGGCATGTTTCATAGGGGTGTTCAATGTGATGGTTGTGGTGTTCATCCAATTACCGGGCCTCGATACAAGTCCAAAGT TAAAGAGGATTATGACCTCTGCAGCATCTGCTTCGCTGAAATGGGTAATGAAGCTGATTACATCAAGATGGATAGGCCGATGCCTTATCGTAATCGGTGGTCTTTCAAGGGGTTTAATGATCCT aCACAGAAATCTTGGGCCATTCCACAGCCTCTCTCTAAAGGTTCATATGGAGTAAAAGGAGCTCAACCTAAGCTAGACAGCCGTTTTGTTTTGGATGTCAATGTGTCAGATGGTACCATGATGCCTACATGTACTCCTTTTACCAAGATTTGGCGAATGCGCAACAATGGTAGTGTCGCATGGCCTCAGGGAGTGCGGCTTGTGTGGATTGGGGGAGACAGGTTCTTCAATACTGATTCTGTTGAGATAGAG ATTCCAGTCAATGGTGTGCCTATTGATGGTGAACTTGATGTTGCAGCTGATTTTGTATCTCCTGCATTGCCTGGTAGATACATATCATACTGGAGGATGGCATACCCATCCGGTGGAAAATTCGGGCAGCGTGTTTGGGTTCTTATTGAG GTTGATGCTTCCCTGAAAGATCCATTCTTCAAATATCTGAACTTGAACGAGTCCCCCAATTACATTGGTTCTAAATTCCCTGGTGTTTTAGATATGAATGTCCAGCCTGCTGTGGATGGCTGTTTTCTGGAGCCTCAGAACAATACCTTGCTTTCAGAACCAGATGTCCCCATGGTTGACGAACAGCCTAAGAGCCAAGAACTAAAATTCCCTATAGATGATGCCTTACTGATTGGCCATGGTGTTTCAGCCTCTGCTCCTCCCCAGGCCATGCCTTCATCTGTTCCTGTTCTTTATCCAATGATAGACATTTCTGAAACAGTTCCTGCTAGTACCGAACTCCTTCCCGCTGCGGATGCTTCAACTTCCCCTGAAGAGGTCATTGTTGAAAATGCTGTTGAGAAGACCCTCCTAAAGGAACTCAAGGAAATGGGCTTCAAGCAGGTTGATTTGAATAAGGAGATCTTGAGGCGGAATGAGTATGATCTGGAGCAGTCAGTGGATGATCTTTGTGGTGTTTCTGACTGGGACCCCATTCTCGAGGAGTTGCAAGAGATG GGTTTCCGTGACAAGGAAATGAACAAGCTGCTGCTGAAGAAAAACAATGGGAGTATCAAGGGTGTGGTCATGGATATTCTCACCGGAAAGAAGGCATAG
- the LOC7457775 gene encoding protein JOKA2 isoform X3 gives MDSTMVIKVKYSDTLRRFNAHVKENEQLDLDMIALREKIFGLFNFPPDADLTLTYIDEDGDVVTLADDDDLRDVMRQNLKFLRIDVQLNNDKSGKSNARSSGSSTPMRSPRVQSPLPCLNNGVADVLKSVPEPLREVLSKISLDLTSKAVASNTVLTELVDCFSKMGQYHLNPTSQSHDGIGAQTGATAPTVLNASKDGGLKEDLLNLNSPLKTSQEERFENGTKTAMSPHTAVPSPVNLNPNPQISNSFVHYKPLASFVPACDDWKEAKKQNTGLPTGKPGWFGFPNIPVNHGFPLYTDCPFSGMSVANDSASRTLKSHVIKRNNSLNNPMVGMFHRGVQCDGCGVHPITGPRYKSKVSKEDYDLCSICFAEMGNEADYIKMDRPMPYRNRWSFKGFNDPKSWAIPQPLSKGSYGVKGAQPKLDSRFVLDVNVSDGTMMPTCTPFTKIWRMRNNGSVAWPQGVRLVWIGGDRFFNTDSVEIEIPVNGVPIDGELDVAADFVSPALPGRYISYWRMAYPSGGKFGQRVWVLIEVDASLKDPFFKYLNLNESPNYIGSKFPGVLDMNVQPAVDGCFLEPQNNTLLSEPDVPMVDEQPKSQELKFPIDDALLIGHGVSASAPPQAMPSSVPVLYPMIDISETVPASTELLPAADASTSPEEVIVENAVEKTLLKELKEMGFKQVDLNKEILRRNEYDLEQSVDDLCGVSDWDPILEELQEMGFRDKEMNKLLLKKNNGSIKGVVMDILTGKKA, from the exons ATGGATTCTACTATGGTGATCAAG GTTAAATATAGTGATACACTTAGGCGTTTTAATGCTCACGTAAAGGAGAATGAGCAACTCGATCTTGACATGATTGCACTGAGGGAAAAGATCTttggtctttttaattttcctccAGATGCTGATCTCACTCTGACCTATATTGATGAAGATGGGGATGTGGTTACTCttgctgatgatgatgatctgcGTGATGTGATGAGGCAGAACCTGAAGTTTTTGAGGATTGATGTACAGCTTAATAATGATAAGTCTGGTAAATCTAATGCTAGATCTAGTGGTAGTTCTACCCCTATGAGGTCCCCCAGGGTCCAGAGTCCATTACCATGCCTCAACAATGGTGTTGCTGACGTTTTGAAATCTGTGCCAGAGCCCTTACGTGAAGTACTCTCAAAGATATCTCTCGACCTGACTTCAAAAGCTGTGGCTTCTAATACAGTGCTCACTGAGCTTGTTGACTGCTTTTCAAAAATGGGGCAATACCACCTGAATCCAACCTCCCAGTCTCATGATGGTATAGGCGCCCAAACTGGAGCTACAGCTCCTACAGTTCTAAATGCTTCCAAGGATGGTGGCTTGAAAGAAGACTTGCTGAATTTAAACTCACCTCTCAAAACTAGCCAGGAGGAGAGGTTTGAAAATGGTACTAAGACTGCGATGTCACCACACACAGCTGTCCCTTCTCCTGTTAATCTGAATCCTAACCCTCAAATTTCCAATTCGTTTGTGCATTATAAACCCCTTGCATCCTTCGTCCCTGCTTGTGATGATTGGAAGGAAGCCAAGAAACAGAATACTGGTCTTCCAACTGGGAAGCCTGGCTGGTTTGGTTTCCCCAACATTCCTGTGAATCATGGCTTTCCTTTATACACTGATTGTCCATTTAGTGGAATGTCAGTGGCAAATGACTCAGCTTCACGCACTCTCAAAAGTCATGTAATTAAGAGAAACAATTCTCTTAATAATCCCATGGTTGGCATGTTTCATAGGGGTGTTCAATGTGATGGTTGTGGTGTTCATCCAATTACCGGGCCTCGATACAAGTCCAAAGT caGTAAAGAGGATTATGACCTCTGCAGCATCTGCTTCGCTGAAATGGGTAATGAAGCTGATTACATCAAGATGGATAGGCCGATGCCTTATCGTAATCGGTGGTCTTTCAAGGGGTTTAATGATCCT AAATCTTGGGCCATTCCACAGCCTCTCTCTAAAGGTTCATATGGAGTAAAAGGAGCTCAACCTAAGCTAGACAGCCGTTTTGTTTTGGATGTCAATGTGTCAGATGGTACCATGATGCCTACATGTACTCCTTTTACCAAGATTTGGCGAATGCGCAACAATGGTAGTGTCGCATGGCCTCAGGGAGTGCGGCTTGTGTGGATTGGGGGAGACAGGTTCTTCAATACTGATTCTGTTGAGATAGAG ATTCCAGTCAATGGTGTGCCTATTGATGGTGAACTTGATGTTGCAGCTGATTTTGTATCTCCTGCATTGCCTGGTAGATACATATCATACTGGAGGATGGCATACCCATCCGGTGGAAAATTCGGGCAGCGTGTTTGGGTTCTTATTGAG GTTGATGCTTCCCTGAAAGATCCATTCTTCAAATATCTGAACTTGAACGAGTCCCCCAATTACATTGGTTCTAAATTCCCTGGTGTTTTAGATATGAATGTCCAGCCTGCTGTGGATGGCTGTTTTCTGGAGCCTCAGAACAATACCTTGCTTTCAGAACCAGATGTCCCCATGGTTGACGAACAGCCTAAGAGCCAAGAACTAAAATTCCCTATAGATGATGCCTTACTGATTGGCCATGGTGTTTCAGCCTCTGCTCCTCCCCAGGCCATGCCTTCATCTGTTCCTGTTCTTTATCCAATGATAGACATTTCTGAAACAGTTCCTGCTAGTACCGAACTCCTTCCCGCTGCGGATGCTTCAACTTCCCCTGAAGAGGTCATTGTTGAAAATGCTGTTGAGAAGACCCTCCTAAAGGAACTCAAGGAAATGGGCTTCAAGCAGGTTGATTTGAATAAGGAGATCTTGAGGCGGAATGAGTATGATCTGGAGCAGTCAGTGGATGATCTTTGTGGTGTTTCTGACTGGGACCCCATTCTCGAGGAGTTGCAAGAGATG GGTTTCCGTGACAAGGAAATGAACAAGCTGCTGCTGAAGAAAAACAATGGGAGTATCAAGGGTGTGGTCATGGATATTCTCACCGGAAAGAAGGCATAG
- the LOC7457775 gene encoding protein JOKA2 isoform X4 — MDSTMVIKVKYSDTLRRFNAHVKENEQLDLDMIALREKIFGLFNFPPDADLTLTYIDEDGDVVTLADDDDLRDVMRQNLKFLRIDVQLNNDKSGKSNARSSGSSTPMRSPRVQSPLPCLNNGVADVLKSVPEPLREVLSKISLDLTSKAVASNTVLTELVDCFSKMGQYHLNPTSQSHDGIGAQTGATAPTVLNASKDGGLKEDLLNLNSPLKTSQEERFENGTKTAMSPHTAVPSPVNLNPNPQISNSFVHYKPLASFVPACDDWKEAKKQNTGLPTGKPGWFGFPNIPVNHGFPLYTDCPFSGMSVANDSASRTLKSHVIKRNNSLNNPMVGMFHRGVQCDGCGVHPITGPRYKSKVKEDYDLCSICFAEMGNEADYIKMDRPMPYRNRWSFKGFNDPKSWAIPQPLSKGSYGVKGAQPKLDSRFVLDVNVSDGTMMPTCTPFTKIWRMRNNGSVAWPQGVRLVWIGGDRFFNTDSVEIEIPVNGVPIDGELDVAADFVSPALPGRYISYWRMAYPSGGKFGQRVWVLIEVDASLKDPFFKYLNLNESPNYIGSKFPGVLDMNVQPAVDGCFLEPQNNTLLSEPDVPMVDEQPKSQELKFPIDDALLIGHGVSASAPPQAMPSSVPVLYPMIDISETVPASTELLPAADASTSPEEVIVENAVEKTLLKELKEMGFKQVDLNKEILRRNEYDLEQSVDDLCGVSDWDPILEELQEMGFRDKEMNKLLLKKNNGSIKGVVMDILTGKKA; from the exons ATGGATTCTACTATGGTGATCAAG GTTAAATATAGTGATACACTTAGGCGTTTTAATGCTCACGTAAAGGAGAATGAGCAACTCGATCTTGACATGATTGCACTGAGGGAAAAGATCTttggtctttttaattttcctccAGATGCTGATCTCACTCTGACCTATATTGATGAAGATGGGGATGTGGTTACTCttgctgatgatgatgatctgcGTGATGTGATGAGGCAGAACCTGAAGTTTTTGAGGATTGATGTACAGCTTAATAATGATAAGTCTGGTAAATCTAATGCTAGATCTAGTGGTAGTTCTACCCCTATGAGGTCCCCCAGGGTCCAGAGTCCATTACCATGCCTCAACAATGGTGTTGCTGACGTTTTGAAATCTGTGCCAGAGCCCTTACGTGAAGTACTCTCAAAGATATCTCTCGACCTGACTTCAAAAGCTGTGGCTTCTAATACAGTGCTCACTGAGCTTGTTGACTGCTTTTCAAAAATGGGGCAATACCACCTGAATCCAACCTCCCAGTCTCATGATGGTATAGGCGCCCAAACTGGAGCTACAGCTCCTACAGTTCTAAATGCTTCCAAGGATGGTGGCTTGAAAGAAGACTTGCTGAATTTAAACTCACCTCTCAAAACTAGCCAGGAGGAGAGGTTTGAAAATGGTACTAAGACTGCGATGTCACCACACACAGCTGTCCCTTCTCCTGTTAATCTGAATCCTAACCCTCAAATTTCCAATTCGTTTGTGCATTATAAACCCCTTGCATCCTTCGTCCCTGCTTGTGATGATTGGAAGGAAGCCAAGAAACAGAATACTGGTCTTCCAACTGGGAAGCCTGGCTGGTTTGGTTTCCCCAACATTCCTGTGAATCATGGCTTTCCTTTATACACTGATTGTCCATTTAGTGGAATGTCAGTGGCAAATGACTCAGCTTCACGCACTCTCAAAAGTCATGTAATTAAGAGAAACAATTCTCTTAATAATCCCATGGTTGGCATGTTTCATAGGGGTGTTCAATGTGATGGTTGTGGTGTTCATCCAATTACCGGGCCTCGATACAAGTCCAAAGT TAAAGAGGATTATGACCTCTGCAGCATCTGCTTCGCTGAAATGGGTAATGAAGCTGATTACATCAAGATGGATAGGCCGATGCCTTATCGTAATCGGTGGTCTTTCAAGGGGTTTAATGATCCT AAATCTTGGGCCATTCCACAGCCTCTCTCTAAAGGTTCATATGGAGTAAAAGGAGCTCAACCTAAGCTAGACAGCCGTTTTGTTTTGGATGTCAATGTGTCAGATGGTACCATGATGCCTACATGTACTCCTTTTACCAAGATTTGGCGAATGCGCAACAATGGTAGTGTCGCATGGCCTCAGGGAGTGCGGCTTGTGTGGATTGGGGGAGACAGGTTCTTCAATACTGATTCTGTTGAGATAGAG ATTCCAGTCAATGGTGTGCCTATTGATGGTGAACTTGATGTTGCAGCTGATTTTGTATCTCCTGCATTGCCTGGTAGATACATATCATACTGGAGGATGGCATACCCATCCGGTGGAAAATTCGGGCAGCGTGTTTGGGTTCTTATTGAG GTTGATGCTTCCCTGAAAGATCCATTCTTCAAATATCTGAACTTGAACGAGTCCCCCAATTACATTGGTTCTAAATTCCCTGGTGTTTTAGATATGAATGTCCAGCCTGCTGTGGATGGCTGTTTTCTGGAGCCTCAGAACAATACCTTGCTTTCAGAACCAGATGTCCCCATGGTTGACGAACAGCCTAAGAGCCAAGAACTAAAATTCCCTATAGATGATGCCTTACTGATTGGCCATGGTGTTTCAGCCTCTGCTCCTCCCCAGGCCATGCCTTCATCTGTTCCTGTTCTTTATCCAATGATAGACATTTCTGAAACAGTTCCTGCTAGTACCGAACTCCTTCCCGCTGCGGATGCTTCAACTTCCCCTGAAGAGGTCATTGTTGAAAATGCTGTTGAGAAGACCCTCCTAAAGGAACTCAAGGAAATGGGCTTCAAGCAGGTTGATTTGAATAAGGAGATCTTGAGGCGGAATGAGTATGATCTGGAGCAGTCAGTGGATGATCTTTGTGGTGTTTCTGACTGGGACCCCATTCTCGAGGAGTTGCAAGAGATG GGTTTCCGTGACAAGGAAATGAACAAGCTGCTGCTGAAGAAAAACAATGGGAGTATCAAGGGTGTGGTCATGGATATTCTCACCGGAAAGAAGGCATAG
- the LOC7457777 gene encoding uncharacterized protein LOC7457777 codes for MKKKTEHEEDEYQRDLEILKAVAQAWHGHSGSSRSTNEYDAYRQNFQSKPSRFKLEAMNKSSAKRVESVSWDFKQSLWDSYEIVNVSNRLERELVLEDPFSGVDTQRRVYSKKRESKNSLRKLFNVMSSRRFNEAEVPREDNNQF; via the coding sequence ATGAAGAAGAAGACAGAgcatgaagaagatgaatatcAGCGTGATCTTGAAATACTCAAGGCTGTGGCACAAGCATGGCATGGTCATTCAGGAAGTTCAAGGTCTACCAATGAATATGATGCTTATCGCCAAAATTTTCAAAGCAAGCCTTCTCGGTTCAAGCTAGAAGCAATGAACAAGTCATCAGCCAAGAGGGTTGAGAGTGTAAGTTGGGATTTCAAGCAATCACTGTGGGATTCCTATGAGATTGTGAACGTGTCCAACAGGTTGGAGAGAGAGCTTGTTTTGGAAGATCCATTTAGTGGGGTAGATACTCAAAGAAGGGTGTATagtaagaaaagagagagtaagaACAGTCTTAGAAAATTGTTTAATGTCATGTCTTCAAGGAGATTCAATGAGGCTGAAGTTCCTCGTGAAGATAACAATCAATTTTGA